The sequence TCCACCTGATAGTTGATGCGGCTTACGCTTGGCAAAATCCGTCATTCGTACCAACTCGAGCATGTGCTTCACTGTCGCGTCGATCTCTTTGCTTGGCATGCCGTCTTGCTTCAGACCAAAGGCGATGTTCTTCTCCACCGTCATGTGTGGGAATAGCGCGTACGATTGGAACATCATGTTCACTGGTCGTTTGTAAGGCGGAATGTCTGCCAGATCTTCACCATCTAGGATAATTTGGCCGGCGCTCGGCTGTTCAAACCCTGCCAACACACGCAATAGCGTCGATTTACCGCAACCAGAAGCACCCAATAGCGCGAATAGCTCACCTTGATTGATGGTGAGATCGATGTTGTCCACGACAACGTGACCGTCGAAATCCTTGGTCAGACCTCGAATTTCCAATAGTGGTTTTGGTGGCACTGGGGCAACGTGTTGATGGTTAAGCTCTGTGTCGAGTGACATCACTGTCATGGTAGTCTCCAAGCAAACGGGGCGACCCAAGTTGGGTCGCCAAAATTGACTTATCAGTTTTTAAGGAAGTCGGTCCAAGCGCGAGTCATGGCACGAGATGTTTTGTGTGGCAACATCTTCGAGCTATATAGCTTCGCTTGCGCTTCTTCTGTTGGGTAAATTCCTGGATCGTCTAGAATTTCTGCGTCAATAAACTCACGCGATGGTGGGTTCGGGTTCGCATACCAAACATAGTTACTGATCTCAGCAATCACTTCTGGACGAAGTAGATAGTTGATAAACAAGTGAGCATTCTCTGGGTGCTTCGCCTCCTTTGGAATCGCCATTAGGTCGAACCAAGCCAAAGCGCCCTCTTTAGGAATCGAGTACGCGACTTCTACACCATTGTCCGCCTCAGCAGCGCGATCAGCCGCTTGAAGAACGTCACCAGACCAACCGATCGCTACACAGATATCACCGTTTGCTAGGTCATTGATGTATTGCGATGAATGGAAGTACGTCACGTATGGACGAACTTCTTTAAGCAACGCCAATGCGTCTTTCTTGTAGTCATTTGGATCGGCACTGTTTGGATCCTTGCCGATATAATTCAGCGCAGCCGCCATGATTTCGGTTGGCGCATTCAAGAAGCCGACACCACATTTACTGAGCTTTTCCATGTTCTCTGGCTTGAACACGAGATCCCAGCTGTCGACAGGCGCATCTTCGCCAAGTACTGCTTTCACTTTCTCAACGTTGTAACCGATGCCCGTCGTACCCCATAGGTAAGGGACTGAATAGTCGTTACCTGGATCAACGGTGTCCGCAAGAATACCCATCAGTTTAGGATCAAGGTTCTGATAGTTGGTCAGCTTAGACTTATCGAGTTTTTGGAAAGCCCCCGCTTTCGCCTGACGACCTAAGAAGTCGTTACTCGGTACAACAAGGTCAAAACCTGTATTGCCCGACAAGATCTTCGCTTCTAACACTTCGTTTGAATCGAATACGTCATACACAACTTTGATGCCGGTTTCCGCTTCAAACTTCGCTATGGTGTCTTCTGCAATGTAATCTGACCAATTGTAAATGTTGAGGACTTTTTCCTCAGCAGCAAAAGATGTCATTGAGGTAAGCCCCATTGTCATCCCTAACGCCACACCAAAGTATGCTTTTGCTTTCTCCATTTGGATCTCCGTTTCCTGTTTGCTCTTTGGTTAATACCTTTATTGTGCTTTTCTAGGTATTGGGTAGTCTCGTCGGCTACTGCGAAACGTCGGCGAGTGTTTTGTCGAGTGCGAGTTTTGCTTTTTCGATGAATTCATCGATCTCGTCTCGGGTAATAATTAACGGTGGCGAACAAATCATGGTGTCCCCTACCGCTCGAAGAACGACACCTGAGTTAAAACAGTTCTCACGACAGCGCGTCCCTACATCGAGGTCTTTGTGATATCGCTCATTGGTTTGTTTATCTTTGACCAGCTCAATCGCACCAACCAGACCTTTGGTTCTTGCTTCACCGACCATTGGATGCTCTAAAAGCTCACTCCAACGTGACGCAAAGTAAGGCGCGGTATCTTCGCGAAGTTGGTTGATGATATTGCGGTTCTGCATCTCCTTGATATTGGCAATGGCAACCGCACAGGCAGCTGGGTGACCTGAGTAGGTAAACCCGTGGGCAAACTCAGTGTCTGCATCCGTCAACACCTTTGCAACGTGGTCTCGCACCATCACACCACCAAGTGGCAGATAGCCCGAAGTAATACCTTTTGCCATACACATGAGGTCTGGTTTGATGTTGTAAGTTTGGCTTGCAAACCACTCACCTGTTCGTCCGAAACCACAGATCACTTCATCAGCAATCAGAAGAATTTCATACTTATCACAGATACGTTGAATTTCTGGCCAGTAGCTGTCTGGTGGGATAATCACGCCACCAGCACCTTGGATAGGCTCAGCGATAAATGCAGCGACATTCTCTTCGCCAAGTTCAAGGATCTTCGCTTCAAGCTGACGTGCTCGCTCCAAGCCAAACTCGTCAGCATCCATCCCTTGACCTTCACCGAAGTGATACGGCTGATCAATATGGGTAATATTTGGCAATGGCAAACCACCTTGCGCATGCATAAACGCCATACCACCCAGGCTTGCGCCCGCCATCGTACTGCCGTGGTAGGCATTCTTACGGCTAATGATGGTTTGTTTGTTTAGCTTACCTAAGCTTGTCCAATAGTGGCGAACCATGCGAACAACGGTGTCGTTACACTCAGAGCCTGACCCGGTAAAGAACACATGATTCATCCCTTCTGGTGCTACTTCAGCAAGCAGCGTCGAAAGCTCAACAGCAGGTGGATGAGTAGTCTGGAAAAACAGATTGTAGTAAGGCAACTCTTTTAACTGATTCGTCGCCGCTTCAATAAGAGGCTCACAGTTGTAGCCCATATTCACGCACCAAAGCCCCGCCATTCCATCTAAGATTTTGTTGTCGTGTTCATCATAGATGTAGATGCCTTCTGCACGAGTAATGACTCGTGACCCTTTGTCATTTAGTGCTTTGAAGTTAGTAAATGGATGCAAGCAGTGTGCGCTGTCTTGCTCTGTCCATTTTGATCCGTTTTGTACTGACATAAATTAATTTCCATTTCCTGCTGTTTAATTAATGCTCTTTTCGATAGCTTTGCCTTAGTTACACGTTTAAAAGTAAGAATTCTCGCTCCCAAGAACTGATGACTTGGAAGAAGGTCTTGTACTCCTTGCGTTTGATTGCCACATAAGCCGATACAAATCGATCGCCTAAGATTTCTCGTAGTTCATCACTGTTCTCAAGCAGAACAAGCGCATCTTCTAGATTGTGAGGAAGCGAGTATGGTTCGGTTGTCATATCGCCTGTACTCTTTTCCGTTGGTGTGAGTTTTTCTTTCATACCAAGGTAGCCACACGCTAAGGTCAGAGCCATTGCTAGATATGGGTTAGCATCTGCGCCCGCGTAGCGGTTTTCTAAACGCCTTGAATCACGATCAGACACTGGTACACGAAGGCCAACGGTACGGTTGTCTTCACCCCAAGCCACATTGGTTGGTGCTGAATCACCGAATACCAAACGGCGGTAGGAGTTCACGTTTGGAGCAAAGAACGCAATCGCCGCTGGCGTATATTTCTGCATGCCGCCGATGTAATTCAAAAACAGTTCGCTGTTTGAACCATCTTCGTTTGCGAATAGGTTTTTGCCTTTACCATCAACCAAGCTTTGATGGATGTGCATTGCACTACCCGGTTCGTCTTCCATTGGTTTTGCCATAAAGGTCGCGTAAACATCGTGTCTTAATGCCGCTTCACGCACTGTACGTTTAAATAGGAAAACTTGATCCGCTCTGTCTAGTGGCTCGCCGTGGTCAAAGTTAAGCTCCATCTGCGCTGCGCCAGACTCATGAACTAAAGTATCTACATCCAAACCCTGCGCTTCGCAGTAGTCGTACATGTCTTCGAAAATAGGGTCGAACTCGTTAACCGCATCGATACTGAATGACTGCCTCGCTGTTTCCGGGCGACCATTGCGACCAATTGGCGGCTCAAGTGGGTAATCCCAATCAAGGTTTTTCTGAACTAAGAAAAACTCCAGCTCTGGCGCGACAACTGGGTGCCAGCCTTCTTTCTCGTAAAGACTTAACACACGACGCAATACCGCTCGCGGAGAGATATCGACTGGGTTTCCTTCTACGGTGTAGCAGTCATGAATCACCTGTGCCGTAGGCTCTTTAGTCCAAGGCACAAATCGAATCGTGTTTTGGTCGGGCTCCAGTGTCATGTCCTTCTCGGTCAGGTCGATCATACTTTCATCGTCTGGCCAATCGCCGGTTACGGTCTGGAAAAAAACCACTTCGGGAAGACGCATGCCCCCTTCTCGAAGGAATTTTTTCGCTGGCATGATTTTGCCTCGAGCGTTACCGGTGATATCCGGGATCAAACACTCAACTTCAGTAATACGGTTCTCTTCTATCCATTTCCTAATCGTTTCCATAAATCCTTCTTTTCGTTACTCGCTCAACGAATTTATCAATAAGCTCCCATTTAGCATTGGCACCGACCTGTATAAATGTCAAACAATGATGTTAATTATTTTGCAACTTTTGAGATGGCGATTAACATTTTAGATACATTAGTGTTGTGTTTTACTGAACATTGTGTCTATGGTTAAAAAGCAACCAACACGGTCAAGCCCAACTTAGGGCTTGATATATAAGGAATCGTTGGGAAAAGTGGAGGAGCCACAGTGGGAACGAGTCAACTTGCGAGTAGCGCAGACAACATCGAACCAATTCAACTTGGTCACGAAAAGCTTACAATTGAACGATTTATTGAACAGCACCCAGATGTCACCAGTTTGGATTTGATCCTGTTCGATATGAATGGAGTCGTTCGTGGCAAGCGTGTCCCCATCACCCAACTCAGCAAAGTTTTAGAACAAGGTATTTGTCTGCCCGCATCGGTTTTCGCACTGGATATTTGTGGTGAGACAGTTGAAGAAACCGGGCTTGGTTTTGAAAAAGGCGACGGTGATAGGATCTGTCGAATGGTAACAAGTTCACTCACGACCACGCCGTGGCAAGAGAACAGCGCCCAAGCCATCGTAACTATGTTTGAGCCAACTTCAAATCAACCTTTCTTCGCCGACCCAAGACATGTACTGGAAGTTCAACTAGAGAAATTTACTAGCAAAGGACTC is a genomic window of Vibrio sp. CB1-14 containing:
- a CDS encoding aspartate aminotransferase family protein; this encodes MSVQNGSKWTEQDSAHCLHPFTNFKALNDKGSRVITRAEGIYIYDEHDNKILDGMAGLWCVNMGYNCEPLIEAATNQLKELPYYNLFFQTTHPPAVELSTLLAEVAPEGMNHVFFTGSGSECNDTVVRMVRHYWTSLGKLNKQTIISRKNAYHGSTMAGASLGGMAFMHAQGGLPLPNITHIDQPYHFGEGQGMDADEFGLERARQLEAKILELGEENVAAFIAEPIQGAGGVIIPPDSYWPEIQRICDKYEILLIADEVICGFGRTGEWFASQTYNIKPDLMCMAKGITSGYLPLGGVMVRDHVAKVLTDADTEFAHGFTYSGHPAACAVAIANIKEMQNRNIINQLREDTAPYFASRWSELLEHPMVGEARTKGLVGAIELVKDKQTNERYHKDLDVGTRCRENCFNSGVVLRAVGDTMICSPPLIITRDEIDEFIEKAKLALDKTLADVSQ
- a CDS encoding extracellular solute-binding protein, whose amino-acid sequence is MEKAKAYFGVALGMTMGLTSMTSFAAEEKVLNIYNWSDYIAEDTIAKFEAETGIKVVYDVFDSNEVLEAKILSGNTGFDLVVPSNDFLGRQAKAGAFQKLDKSKLTNYQNLDPKLMGILADTVDPGNDYSVPYLWGTTGIGYNVEKVKAVLGEDAPVDSWDLVFKPENMEKLSKCGVGFLNAPTEIMAAALNYIGKDPNSADPNDYKKDALALLKEVRPYVTYFHSSQYINDLANGDICVAIGWSGDVLQAADRAAEADNGVEVAYSIPKEGALAWFDLMAIPKEAKHPENAHLFINYLLRPEVIAEISNYVWYANPNPPSREFIDAEILDDPGIYPTEEAQAKLYSSKMLPHKTSRAMTRAWTDFLKN
- a CDS encoding glutamine synthetase family protein; this encodes METIRKWIEENRITEVECLIPDITGNARGKIMPAKKFLREGGMRLPEVVFFQTVTGDWPDDESMIDLTEKDMTLEPDQNTIRFVPWTKEPTAQVIHDCYTVEGNPVDISPRAVLRRVLSLYEKEGWHPVVAPELEFFLVQKNLDWDYPLEPPIGRNGRPETARQSFSIDAVNEFDPIFEDMYDYCEAQGLDVDTLVHESGAAQMELNFDHGEPLDRADQVFLFKRTVREAALRHDVYATFMAKPMEDEPGSAMHIHQSLVDGKGKNLFANEDGSNSELFLNYIGGMQKYTPAAIAFFAPNVNSYRRLVFGDSAPTNVAWGEDNRTVGLRVPVSDRDSRRLENRYAGADANPYLAMALTLACGYLGMKEKLTPTEKSTGDMTTEPYSLPHNLEDALVLLENSDELREILGDRFVSAYVAIKRKEYKTFFQVISSWEREFLLLNV